From Brucella pseudogrignonensis, a single genomic window includes:
- a CDS encoding NIPSNAP family protein, with protein MITCFIRYQIDPFKADAFAEYARNWGQASPRCGANLIGYFGPHEGSTTTAYGVYSVENLAAYEQFRARLAADPIGRANYEFAKREQFIRSEERIFLKLQSAPHAEFIKP; from the coding sequence ATGATTACCTGCTTCATCCGCTATCAAATCGATCCGTTCAAAGCCGACGCCTTCGCTGAATATGCGCGCAATTGGGGCCAAGCAAGCCCACGTTGCGGCGCAAACCTCATTGGCTATTTCGGTCCGCATGAAGGCTCGACCACGACCGCTTATGGTGTCTACTCCGTCGAAAATCTCGCCGCCTACGAACAATTTCGCGCACGTCTGGCCGCTGACCCAATCGGCCGGGCTAACTATGAATTCGCAAAACGTGAGCAGTTTATCCGCTCCGAAGAACGCATCTTTCTGAAGCTTCAATCAGCTCCACATGCGGAGTTTATCAAACCATGA
- a CDS encoding antibiotic biosynthesis monooxygenase — MIAVIFEVWPADEERRDQYLDIASSLRADLAKIDGFISIERFQSLVEPEKLLSLSFWRDEEAVKQWRNLPTHRIAQTKGRGGVFENYRLRVANVARDYGLDQREEAPDDSRKMHAA; from the coding sequence ATGATCGCTGTCATCTTTGAAGTCTGGCCGGCAGATGAAGAACGGCGCGACCAATATCTCGATATTGCTTCTAGCCTGCGCGCTGATCTGGCAAAAATTGATGGCTTCATATCCATAGAACGTTTTCAAAGTCTGGTTGAGCCAGAAAAGCTACTGTCTCTCTCCTTCTGGCGCGACGAAGAGGCCGTGAAACAGTGGCGCAATCTTCCAACTCATCGAATAGCGCAGACGAAGGGACGTGGCGGAGTTTTTGAAAACTACCGCCTGCGTGTTGCCAATGTCGCTCGCGATTATGGGTTGGATCAACGCGAAGAAGCACCGGACGATAGCCGCAAGATGCATGCAGCATAA